In the Nitrospirota bacterium genome, one interval contains:
- a CDS encoding YkgJ family cysteine cluster protein translates to MKKNKNHRAAGLSRRLHFPAEERSLPWLSLLLDAYALADTGVAIAVRNREKNQKKKLACGKGCGNCCVHQKDLPLYPHEIVGIYWYASKMISGPTRDLLRNRLAVAADVSGCPFLIENSCAIHPIRPIGCRQFNVFGATCAPGEDPYYTRRDDVLQPDSAYLDRAFSAVLPFYNLKREGDLPGAIRTVRAQIMNLLSFDWSKLAVLMETGASSADMPDNSE, encoded by the coding sequence ATGAAAAAGAACAAGAATCATAGGGCCGCCGGTCTATCGCGACGACTGCACTTTCCTGCCGAGGAACGGTCTCTCCCATGGCTTTCCCTGCTTCTTGACGCATACGCGCTTGCGGATACGGGAGTGGCAATCGCGGTGAGGAACAGGGAGAAGAATCAGAAGAAAAAACTGGCCTGCGGGAAAGGGTGCGGCAACTGCTGCGTCCATCAAAAGGACCTCCCCCTGTACCCCCATGAAATCGTCGGCATCTACTGGTATGCATCGAAAATGATTTCAGGCCCCACACGGGACCTGCTGAGGAACCGGCTGGCCGTCGCCGCGGATGTTTCGGGATGCCCGTTCCTGATCGAGAATTCCTGCGCCATTCACCCGATTCGGCCGATCGGGTGCAGGCAGTTCAATGTGTTCGGGGCGACCTGCGCGCCCGGAGAAGATCCCTACTATACGAGGCGCGACGATGTTCTGCAGCCGGACTCTGCTTACCTTGACCGCGCTTTTTCCGCGGTCCTCCCTTTCTACAACCTCAAAAGGGAGGGGGACCTCCCCGGAGCGATAAGGACGGTCCGTGCTCAGATCATGAACCTGCTCTCCTTCGATTGGTCGAAGCTGGCTGTCCTCATGGAAACAGGTGCTTCATCCGCAGATATGCCGGATAACTCAGAGTGA
- a CDS encoding HDIG domain-containing protein, which yields MREADVLIRSGCSADVVAHCHKVSMTAVSIAERLKGSVDRELVRLGGLFHDIGRSRTHDIGHAIAGVEIGRQLGFSEQLLLIIERHVGAGITAAEAVRLGLPEKDYLPLAIEEKLVSYADNLISGTRVMPFYEALDRFKRILGPDHEGVELFRKQHAEIQGWMS from the coding sequence ATGCGTGAAGCTGATGTGCTGATAAGGTCCGGTTGCTCGGCCGATGTTGTAGCTCACTGCCACAAGGTTTCGATGACGGCGGTCTCCATTGCCGAACGGCTCAAGGGTTCGGTGGACCGGGAACTGGTCCGTCTTGGGGGCTTGTTCCACGATATCGGCAGGTCAAGGACGCACGACATCGGACATGCCATCGCCGGCGTGGAGATCGGCAGGCAGCTTGGTTTTTCCGAGCAGCTCCTTCTGATCATCGAACGCCATGTCGGAGCAGGCATCACGGCCGCGGAAGCGGTCAGGCTCGGGCTTCCGGAAAAGGATTACCTGCCGCTGGCCATCGAAGAGAAGCTCGTATCGTACGCGGACAACCTGATCAGCGGAACCCGGGTAATGCCGTTTTATGAAGCACTCGACCGGTTCAAGAGGATCCTTGGGCCTGACCACGAAGGAGTCGAGTTGTTCAGAAAGCAGCATGCCGAAATTCAGGGATGGATGTCATAG